GTACTGTCAAACGTCTTCGCCCTGAATGTGCGAGCCGCCACCCCTTTACCGCCAACATTGATAGGACCTATTGTACATGAAACAGATAAAGAATACAAAGGGTTAGCATAACGTCTACCATTTGGGTATACTTACAACCTAAGTTAGGAGAATAAGAATACCCCAAATCCATGCATCTCCTAGGACATATAATTAACAACAGTCAAACTCCAAATTGACAAACCCAAGAATACCACCATatcaagaaaaacatattGAATCATGAAGAGGAAAACTACACAAGTCATGCTCAAATGAGTATAGGTTCCTTGATACATATTTAGGTAGTGTAGTTAGAAGATCAGTAGAAAGCTTAGAGCATGGATAAAACCTCAAGAAACCCATATCCCACTTCAAGCTCCTTGACATGCTGAAGGCTATTAAAAAGTTCTTTTGTATAACCGATCAACTTCAGAGAGCCAGGATCGAAATCAACTTCAAAATCAATATTAGCTCGAACAAGAGAGGCGACATTTGTAAGCCGCAATCTCCTCCCTCTAGGATGCAGTGAGATCTGCAAAGTATGTATATAGGGTGCTGAAATATCTAGACAGGTTTCGCAGTTCTCACCTTTCCAGTATCCTATCTTAAGTTTACGAAGACTTTGATAGTCGAtcttcaaataatataatcccGTGCATGCCATTAGTTCCAACTCATACAAAGCAGGACAACCAGAAAATATCTTTTCAATTACATGCTCATTCAACACCACTTTGTCAAGGTATAATGTAGTCAATGATCCCCACTCAACTGTTCTTTTAGGAGATATAATGCACCCTTCCACGCTCAACCGCGTCAAGGATGAATTTGAATACATCATCTGAGGCAGCAGATACAAATCTTTTCTGGAATTCAACAGCAATGCGACATCTTTCaccttattttttaaggtaaaGTCGACCCAAACATTAACATCGGAAGCAAAGCATTTATCATACCCGAAGTCAATCTCAAACGCCTCCAAATGATGGCCGCTGCAAATAACAAGGGTCCTATGAACCCAAGCCACAAACTTGCTTATTTTCTCAGTCCGGCTACTGCCCTCGTAAAATTTAAGCTTCGGCAAACCAGTCCAGAGAAATTGCCATCTTTTCGACAATATATCAGTCATGGCAGCTTCCTTCATatcaagaaaagagagaatcCGAACAAGCAGTGAATCCGGCAATGCACTTAGCCGATCAACGGACATTTGCTTTACCCGTTTGTTTGATGATAATGCTGAACTAATTTCTTCATCACTTTCGACGCGGTAATTTTCTCCTTCCTCTCCTactccttcttcctcttctacTCCTTCCTCTCCCCCTTCTTCCGCGGCaaatttttcttcctcttcttctccttcctgTTCGCCAAATTCTTCTCCTCCAGACTCTTGCCCTTCTACTTCTTGTTCAACTTGATAATggaatctttttcttttatagacgacatgatcatcatcaaCACTGCCCAAGAAAATACTCCAATCGAAGGCTCCACCGCTACGCGATTCCCGGTCGAAACATTCGTCGCTCATCGCATGAAACAGAAGAAGAAACTACTGTACCTACAATCCGAACCTCAATCAACAGAATCCAGGCCAACTTAAACCTCCAAATTCCTGAAAATCCAAACACTCTTCAAAATCCTTCTGccgtaaaaaatacaaaggcGTGTAGTCAAGCGCCGCTGAGGCGGTGGCTGCGGTATCCCCCGAAGTGAATCGGCACTGCCTTCCGCTCGCTGTGTAATTTTCCttgtttatttcaattttccttatttatttcaattttcttttctcgcTCTGATATCTGTTGCATAGACTTCCATATTGGGCCCAACTGCATATGGGCAAGCCCAGTTTTTGGCCCAATAAGAAGAATCGAATTAACACTGACAAGCCGAATTCTTGGCccaattattcattaaaaataacaaaatacatttgtttattttttcataaattaggaaaacaattttttcataataaattataggcaTAATTGCACCGTCCTCTTacattttgcaaaattatatatagattttctgtgatttgaaaaatcacattCTGTACTTTagtgtttatttttgtctaataaataaattcattcattaattaaaagtcACTAAAATTGCTGatattagggaaaaaaaattatatttaatatcgatttaataattttgtataattgagTTTCTATTTGCTAGTcgattgaaattttttgttagttttttgACAATAGTTGTTATGTTTGTTTGGTCGATGTTGGCACCACATTGGCCTTCAGTAGCTCGTGACGCCATATGTTTATGATTGATTCTTCAACAGCTATTCCCTTCCCTACTTCATTTTCTTGGACATGAACGTTACGACTCATCATTTATCATGGTTAtctcaattatatttatttttatattttgctattcaaactttttttattttattaatttataattttagttttataaaatttgtattttgtcatatactaatatttcttaGTTGATTATTCTGTAAAAAGAACATCGCATGTAATACACATATGATATTTAAGGacaatatagtaatttttttgggtgtataacagaaaaataaatcaaaaaaggTTCATATAcgacaaattcaaatttcacaaagttgagaTAGTAGATTGatgttcaaaaataaaaatatttagatggtaaaatataaaaacgagTATAATTTAAACGGCAAAATTATTGGTCAGATCTagattcttcattttttcccTTGCAGATCTTGATCGTAATTAATAAGGAGTTGTtaatatctttattattaattatcatgttattatcaattaataaaacaaacattgttCGCATTCATTTTCTATGGACGCcgattttttatagtttgacCCAATAAATAGGGGTATTTGCACCAGTCTCCaatgaaatatattgtaattatacatttttttttaaagttgttaAAAttcgtaaaaaaattatgtcagCTCACACCACCCGCGAGTGCATTTCACCTTCCATTAATGTATGATGTAAGGGGGATTTTGCGCagtgttttataaaaaaggatatttttgtccGCTATAATTTGACCCGCCATAATTTTTCTACGACACATGTTCGGGTCTTTTGTTGTAAAGGAGCAGTATTCCTTGTTTATtgttgctctatttgtaagggagtagtactccttatttatgGCTTTACTAGAAATTTTAGGGAAGTAGCTATCCCTactgtaattattttgtacattttaatATAGAGGACTGGGGACTCCGAAAAGCTCCCCCCACATTTAGGtggtttttgttaaaaaaaaaaagaaagggatatttttgcctatttaaaatacaaggggtaatatgcaatttgaccttaaaattttcttaactgaaaaaaatatctcttagttataataaaataatagaaatttagtaaattaaatagtttgaatgtttttatattttacagactcaaagttaagtaatgaacgaatacaaaaaatacaaaatctagttcataattcttttttattaatttgataatacaattaagttattaactatttattcttttagacaaaaatgagtatttaaatggttttttgaatatattttctttaaaaaaatattataaaatatttatatttatttatttttttaaaaaatatttatcttttggttaagcatatatatttgcCAATTTCTAAGCATATATGAACTGCcgattattttatatttgttgtatatctgctatatatattaatttatacttcacctataatttaaattcattccttattaaaaaataattttgggatgatttaatatacaaaatactaaaaaatatattaaaaacaagataattattcaaagtatgaggaatatttttatccaacCAAAGAGgtaagtattaattattaatttaagggAATAAATATTGTAGTAGAGATAGTTTAAGAGGtcaaagtgtattttattatttttaaaattataaaaaaattaattataattacatcaaacatcagaacgatgtaattatgaaaataaaaataaatgcaagaaCTAATTTCGCAATTATATGAAGGAGAGAATCTTCTTATTTTCCCTATTTTGTAAAGTAACAAAACttttttatcactaaaaaaaataaaagaggttTTGTATATATGACTTaggaatatataattatcatttgcTATAAACATTAAATTGGAAAACAACTGAGCttccaaattatttaatggGAAAAAGGGAACATATGCAATAATCCGAAATTTAAGGCAATTTGGCTGCTTCAGACTCCAAAATCCACTCTAATCTATTCTTGGTCAATATCGTTTTATCTCACTGTtcattaatgttattattattatagtaatttttgttcaaactTTCCAGCCAAAAACCTTGGCGGCTTGTATGAGagagaaatagagagagagagagtaattTATACGAGTATTTTAGTAGATTATACATCTGGGTTCAGCTGAAAACTAAGAATTAGCTGCATTATCAGTCGGTAATCTCTCTCTGTCTGTGCACATGGCATGAATTGGCGGAAGGGTCTATGAGAGTCTTTGATTTTGCTCCTGAGTCTTGTTCTTCCATGTATGTTCTTGTTGACTGGGTTCTTGTTTTGGATTCTTCAGCGTTTAAATTTATGGTTCTTGCGGATCAGGGTAGTATGGGCTGTCTTGAATTCTTGTGTTATTACTTGAGTTAAAGCGTTTTCGTATTGGAATTCATTGATTTCCGTTGAAATGGCTGTGTTTTTAGTCATCTTTTAGGAGAAAAACTATAGCTGGATGTTCTTGGGTTGGACTTTTCTCCATGTTGACTTTGTACGGAGGTTCCGTCTTTTCTTCTGAATGCTATGTTAGAATATTGAGTGTTatgtttttattgtatttgttcAGCTGATACGTTGAGCTTAGAACTACATGACTTCTTTTTGATGAAATGGGATTTTAAATCTCTGGCCTTATACTAGAAAGCATTTATGATTTGCTAATCTGCTTCGTCGTTTTCACCTGTTAAGGGATGACATTTATGGCTGTGTTGGACTTTTGTAGGACTGTGATATTTGGAAGGAGGAGTAGAAGGTCTAATCTGTTGCTAGTCTGTCAAGAACTGGTTGAGTGAAAGAGGAGAACATTGTTTTGGTAAATTGGTTTCTTGAGTAGATTGGGGTGAAGGTTTTGTGGGGATCATGTTCTCTCTCCAGAAATGGAATTGCTCATGGTCCCTGGTTGCTTCTATTGCTTCAATTTTGGCGTTGGTCTCGGTTGTTCATCTTTTTTTGTATCCAGTTGTTCCTTCTTTAGATTACTTGAGGCTTAGGCAAGCCCAGAGTTCTTGTCTCCCAGTTAATGGATCTGTTGAAGTCGAACCAGGCCTCGGATTAAATGAAGGAATCAAGAACTATTCTAAACAGAAGCCAATGGTTGACTTAAAGGTTCTTTTTCCAGCTGACTTGCATAATGCTGTGACTTACCGTGGTGCTCCATGGAAGGCTGAGATTGGCAGATGGTTATCTGGCTGTGACTCAAACACAACGACTGTTGTAATTGTCGAGGTACTCAATTGTATGACGATCTAATATGATTTTGTTAGACTTGTTCTGGCCTCTTCTTCGTGATTagatgtatataatataattttgaagaaacATACTAATTCATATCCGCTCTAATTTCATCCACCTATATATTTGATCAGGTAAGTAAACCGGATTTTGCACTCAAAAGAATTGTATGTTTATTTTGAGTTCCAGTTTTCGGAGGTTTATCTGCTTACAGTACATACATTTATACCAGAAAATTGGTGGGAAGAGCTGCAAAAATGAATGTAGTGGTCAAGGCATTTGTAATCGTGATTTGGGGCAATGCCGCTGCTTTCATGGATTTAGTGGTGAGACTTTCTTGACCTTATTCATGTCAACACCTGTTTTCTCTGGGTAGTTTTTGTTCTAATAAATTGTCCATATGTTATTTGAACTTGCTTGTCTCAAAGGAAGTAGTTCTCCGATTTTCTTCAAAGAGCTTTTTCGCTTACTAAAACTATTGTATCCCATGACTTCTCTTTTCCAAAAGATATGCACAAGAGGTTTTGTTCAATCTTTCTGCcaattcttcttcttggaGACAGGGGAAGGATGTTCCCAAAGACTGCAGTTGAACTGCAACTATCCTGGATCAGAAAAGCAACCATACGGGCGCTGGGTTGTGTCCATTTGTCCTGCTTATTGCGATACATCCAGAGCCATGTGCTTTTGTGGAGAAGGTACAAAGTATCCGAATCGCCCTGTTCCTGAGTCATGtggatttaaaataaagtaagcTCCATAGATTCTTAATATTTCAGTTGTATTACTTTTAATCACCCGATTACTGTTATTTCTCATAACTGCATTGCAAATATTCTAGCTCACCTTCTGAACCTGGTGCTCCACGTCTGACTGATTGGGCAGTAGCCGATCAGGATATTTTCACTACGAATGGTAGTAAGCCAGGATGGTGCAATGTGGATCCTGCTAAAGCATATTCTTCTAAGGtccaaattaaagaagaatgtGATTGCAAGTATGATGGACTTTGGGGCCGGTTCTGTGAGGATCCGGTTTTAAGTGTGTGCATCAATCAATGCTCCGGTCATGGACTTTGCCATGGTGGTTTTTGCCGGGTATGATCTATCATCACCCATTTTCGTCTCATGGTTGATCACTTGATTGCAAGCATTACATTTGTACCCTCGTTTGAGAGCAGAATGAAAAGTAAGAGAAATTATATGGGTcctcttaaaattttcaaatttctggGAAAGCTCTCAGACATTAAGGAACCAAGTTTTTCGGGTTCTGGTTATTATTAGTTGGAAGTTTGCAAGCGAAGCATACAATTCtcaaatgatatttatttatctatgtTCAccaatttcaaatactttaatgaactcaataaaatttggaaCTTAACACGTCTTTTAGTTCCTGAGAAGTTTTAAGTTCTTGCCTAACTTTCTCCTCAACTTTCAGAATTTGAAAGGATTATCATAACGCGCAAGGAATATCTGATGGATTCTATGTGTTATAACCCAAACACACATGATATCATGTCTGATTTTCAAATAGGCAGATATTTAAATATGCATGTAGCATCTGTATTTTGACTCATCACAGAAATGTTAGATATGTGtcttttttgtacaattggaATTTCTTGACACCAAATTGTACTCCTTTAACTctttatatacatttaatgATGTGGCTGCAGTGTGAAAACGGCTGGTATGGAGTAGATTGTAGTATTCCTTCTGTTTTGTCGTCCATTGTGGACTGGCCCAAGTGGCTGAGACCAGCACATATCGATATTCCAGATGATGCACGGCTCACTGGAAATCTTGTCAATCTCAATGCTGTAGTTCAGAAGAAAAGACCTCTTATATATGTCTACGATTTGCCCCCTGACTTCAACAGCCTTCTCCTGGAGGTAAGTAATATTTATCAGCACAccctg
This region of Sesamum indicum cultivar Zhongzhi No. 13 linkage group LG4, S_indicum_v1.0, whole genome shotgun sequence genomic DNA includes:
- the LOC105159730 gene encoding putative F-box/LRR-repeat protein At5g02930, encoding MSDECFDRESRSGGAFDWSIFLGSVDDDHVVYKRKRFHYQVEQEVEGQESGGEEFGEQEGEEEEEKFAAEEGGEEGVEEEEGVGEEGENYRVESDEEISSALSSNKRVKQMSVDRLSALPDSLLVRILSFLDMKEAAMTDILSKRWQFLWTGLPKLKFYEGSSRTEKISKFVAWVHRTLVICSGHHLEAFEIDFGYDKCFASDVNVWVDFTLKNKVKDVALLLNSRKDLYLLPQMMYSNSSLTRLSVEGCIISPKRTVEWGSLTTLYLDKVVLNEHVIEKIFSGCPALYELELMACTGLYYLKIDYQSLRKLKIGYWKGENCETCLDISAPYIHTLQISLHPRGRRLRLTNVASLVRANIDFEVDFDPGSLKLIGYTKELFNSLQHVKELEVGYGFLEVLSMLAVKGWRLAHSGRRRLTVHASKDEHRIPGILCLLESSPYLETMDISLDEFCEFNEDWVNISPAASYSKKVDLQNELWHLKTVNITSSADSDLPSEGVLTLAQLLLQRARVLEKMVIDTGKFVTSSSANVASNYIRISQMLLSYPRSSPKAVVLLH